In Anaerobacillus isosaccharinicus, one genomic interval encodes:
- the speD gene encoding adenosylmethionine decarboxylase: MKLTPEQRVTLHGFNNLTKSLSFNMYDVCYTKTKAEREAYIDYIDEQYSAERLTSILKTVSDIIGAHVLNIAKQDYVPQGASVTMLISEEPVVEVPTDQFEESPGPLPEAVVMALDKSHITVHTYPEYHPDEGISTFRADVDVSTCGEISPLKALNYLIHSFETDVMTIDYRVRGFTRDIYGHKLFIDHEINSIQNYIPDDIKHLFDMIDVNVYQENIFHTKCKLKEFDLNNYLFGFKKEKLDPEEANEITEKLTMEMDEIFYGKNMY; encoded by the coding sequence ATGAAACTTACACCAGAGCAAAGAGTGACATTACATGGGTTTAATAATTTAACGAAATCACTAAGTTTTAATATGTATGATGTTTGTTACACAAAAACAAAAGCAGAACGTGAGGCCTACATAGATTATATTGATGAGCAATATAGTGCAGAAAGGTTGACGAGCATCCTAAAAACTGTTTCTGACATTATCGGGGCACATGTTTTAAATATTGCTAAGCAAGACTATGTCCCACAAGGAGCAAGTGTGACAATGCTTATTTCGGAAGAACCAGTTGTCGAAGTTCCAACTGACCAATTTGAAGAATCACCTGGACCATTACCAGAAGCTGTTGTGATGGCTTTAGACAAAAGTCATATTACCGTTCATACGTATCCAGAATATCATCCAGATGAAGGAATTAGTACATTTAGAGCGGATGTCGATGTGTCTACGTGTGGAGAAATCTCACCTTTAAAGGCGTTAAATTATTTAATTCATTCGTTTGAAACAGACGTAATGACGATTGATTATCGCGTTCGAGGCTTTACGAGGGATATCTATGGCCATAAATTATTTATTGATCATGAAATAAATTCGATTCAAAATTACATTCCAGACGATATAAAGCACCTATTTGATATGATTGATGTAAATGTGTATCAAGAGAATATTTTTCATACAAAGTGCAAACTAAAAGAATTTGATTTAAACAACTACCTATTTGGCTTTAAGAAAGAAAAACTCGACCCAGAAGAAGCTAATGAAATAACTGAGAAATTAACTATGGAAATGGATGAAATTTTCTATGGGAAAAATATGTATTAA
- the ltaE gene encoding low-specificity L-threonine aldolase: MIDLRSDTITRPTQKMREAMFQAEVGDDVYGEDPTINKLEMLAAKMLGKEAALFVTSGTQGNQIAVLTHCRQGDEIILDEDSHIVFYEGGAISAFAGVQPRTIKTEGGFMDPLKLKEAIRANDIHFPDTSLICLENTHNRGGGVAIPPSHMAELYHVAKEHNIPIHLDGARLFNSAVALGEPLTAFTQYTTTVQVCLSKGLGAPVGSILAGSKEFIDKARKWRKRLGGGLRQAGVLGAAGIIALNEMVERLAEDHQNAKKLATGLNKHPLLSVVNHVDTNIVLIDISETGMHSSQFIDKLKSQDILAVPFGPTTVRFTTHYDLNMEQIEQAIDRILSLKF; encoded by the coding sequence ATGATCGATTTACGAAGTGATACAATTACGAGGCCAACACAAAAAATGCGTGAAGCCATGTTCCAAGCAGAAGTTGGCGATGATGTTTATGGTGAGGATCCAACTATAAATAAATTAGAAATGCTAGCAGCTAAAATGTTAGGAAAAGAAGCTGCTTTATTTGTTACTAGTGGGACACAAGGAAACCAAATTGCTGTTCTTACTCATTGTCGTCAAGGTGATGAAATTATCCTAGATGAAGATTCTCATATCGTTTTTTATGAAGGAGGAGCAATCTCTGCATTTGCCGGCGTTCAGCCAAGAACGATTAAAACTGAAGGCGGATTTATGGATCCCCTTAAATTAAAAGAAGCAATTCGAGCGAATGATATACATTTCCCTGATACTAGTCTCATCTGTTTAGAAAATACCCATAATCGTGGTGGGGGGGTAGCTATTCCACCTAGTCATATGGCTGAGTTATACCATGTCGCAAAAGAACATAATATCCCTATTCATTTAGATGGAGCCCGTCTTTTTAACTCAGCAGTTGCTTTAGGTGAACCGCTAACAGCCTTTACTCAGTACACGACTACTGTACAAGTCTGTTTATCAAAAGGTCTCGGAGCACCTGTCGGCTCAATTTTAGCAGGTTCAAAAGAGTTTATTGATAAGGCTCGTAAATGGCGAAAACGTCTTGGTGGTGGTTTAAGGCAAGCTGGAGTTCTTGGTGCAGCAGGTATCATCGCGTTAAATGAGATGGTCGAGCGCTTAGCTGAAGATCATCAAAACGCAAAAAAACTTGCTACTGGATTAAACAAACATCCACTACTCTCAGTTGTAAATCATGTCGATACAAACATTGTCTTAATTGACATAAGCGAAACGGGCATGCATTCATCACAATTTATCGATAAACTTAAGTCTCAAGACATTTTAGCTGTTCCCTTTGGGCCGACTACAGTACGCTTTACAACACATTATGATTTAAACATGGAACAAATTGAACAAGCTATAGATAGAATTTTGAGTTTAAAGTTTTAA
- a CDS encoding TIGR01212 family radical SAM protein (This family includes YhcC from E. coli K-12, an uncharacterized radical SAM protein.), whose protein sequence is MTINNELIPVMFGDKRYHSWNFHLRQQFGEKIFKIPLDAGFDCPNRDGSVASGGCTFCSERGSGDFAGDRKDDLITQFNTIKEKMHSKWPTGKYLGYFQAYTNTYAPVEQLKEMYEVILEQDGVVGLSIATRPDCLPDDVVEYLGELNKRTYLWVELGLQTVHQRTADLINRAHDYQTYVDGVKKLRKHNIRICSHIINGLPLENYDMMMETAREVAKLDVQGIKIHLLHLLKKTPMVKQYEKGMLEFMSADDYIKLVCDQLEVIPPEMVVHRLTGDGPADLMIGPMWSLNKWQVLNGIEAELKNRNSWQGKFFNRGN, encoded by the coding sequence ATGACGATAAATAACGAATTAATACCGGTCATGTTCGGAGATAAAAGGTACCATTCTTGGAACTTTCATCTTCGGCAGCAGTTTGGTGAAAAAATTTTCAAAATCCCATTAGATGCTGGTTTCGATTGTCCTAATCGTGACGGTTCTGTTGCTAGTGGTGGATGTACGTTTTGTAGTGAGCGTGGATCTGGTGATTTTGCCGGTGATCGTAAAGATGACCTTATTACGCAATTTAATACAATTAAAGAAAAAATGCATTCAAAATGGCCTACAGGTAAATATTTAGGTTATTTCCAAGCTTACACAAACACGTATGCGCCTGTAGAACAATTAAAAGAAATGTATGAAGTAATTTTAGAACAAGACGGAGTAGTTGGTCTTTCGATTGCAACAAGACCAGACTGTCTTCCTGATGATGTTGTTGAGTATTTAGGTGAGCTTAACAAACGGACGTATTTATGGGTGGAGCTTGGTCTACAAACTGTTCACCAACGGACAGCCGACTTAATTAATCGAGCCCATGATTATCAAACATACGTTGATGGTGTCAAAAAATTACGCAAGCACAACATAAGAATATGTTCTCATATCATAAATGGCTTACCTCTTGAAAATTATGACATGATGATGGAGACAGCTAGAGAAGTAGCAAAGCTAGATGTTCAAGGCATTAAAATTCATCTTCTCCATCTCTTAAAGAAAACTCCGATGGTAAAGCAATATGAAAAGGGGATGCTTGAATTCATGAGTGCTGATGACTATATTAAGCTTGTTTGCGATCAACTTGAAGTTATTCCACCAGAAATGGTCGTTCATCGTTTAACTGGGGATGGACCTGCCGACTTAATGATCGGTCCAATGTGGAGCTTAAACAAATGGCAAGTGTTAAATGGAATTGAAGCAGAATTAAAAAACAGAAATAGTTGGCAAGGTAAATTTTTTAATAGGGGGAATTAA
- a CDS encoding diguanylate cyclase, giving the protein MISDLFINITILTSFTFMWHQLFRNNRLTPNSPLKIKLLDGLIGGILGITLMHYSIQVNEITILDLRHIAVILLAYFGGIIPSLIAAAIISVGRFFIDVNFSSFVSLFMMFTMAIGAGLIAKYLKQEGLIKWTVLLIYTQTIFTLALYVVVDNFSLVIDVAIYHILSSIIGGYLTFYFVTYIRRYTQLYLKYKENSQRDPLTELYNVRSFDYFYNLMLDSVKQEGGNCAVCLVDVDHFKKVNDTYGHTAGDQVLRQLAKLLGKLMREGDIVSRNGGEEFSILLEDCNLTQAEEIANRIRKAVEQYHFVLPDKQKIKLTVSIGVAAFNFESSDDNLYESADDALYKAKRTGRNNVCS; this is encoded by the coding sequence ATGATCAGTGATTTATTTATAAATATAACAATCTTAACGTCTTTTACCTTTATGTGGCATCAACTTTTTAGAAATAATCGGCTAACCCCAAACTCTCCTCTTAAAATAAAACTACTAGATGGTCTCATTGGTGGAATATTAGGGATAACTTTGATGCATTACAGCATTCAGGTTAACGAAATTACAATCTTAGATTTAAGACATATCGCTGTAATTTTGTTAGCATACTTTGGCGGAATAATTCCTTCTTTAATAGCTGCTGCTATTATCTCAGTAGGTCGCTTTTTCATTGATGTCAATTTTTCGTCATTCGTTTCTCTATTTATGATGTTTACTATGGCAATCGGTGCTGGTTTGATCGCAAAGTATTTAAAGCAAGAAGGATTAATAAAGTGGACGGTACTATTAATCTATACTCAGACTATTTTTACACTAGCATTGTATGTCGTTGTGGATAACTTTTCTCTCGTTATAGACGTAGCAATATACCATATATTAAGTTCGATTATTGGTGGATACTTAACGTTTTACTTTGTTACGTATATTCGGAGATATACCCAGTTGTACTTAAAATATAAGGAAAACTCTCAAAGGGATCCCCTAACAGAGCTATACAATGTTCGTTCTTTTGATTATTTTTATAATTTAATGTTAGATAGTGTAAAACAAGAAGGTGGAAATTGTGCGGTTTGTTTAGTGGATGTAGATCACTTTAAGAAGGTAAATGACACGTATGGTCACACTGCCGGTGATCAAGTGCTTAGGCAGTTAGCTAAGCTTCTAGGTAAATTGATGCGAGAGGGAGACATCGTTTCAAGAAATGGCGGCGAAGAATTTTCAATCCTTCTAGAAGATTGTAACCTCACGCAAGCTGAAGAAATTGCTAATCGAATTCGAAAAGCAGTTGAACAATACCATTTTGTTTTACCAGATAAACAAAAAATTAAATTGACAGTTTCAATTGGCGTTGCAGCATTTAATTTTGAATCTAGTGATGACAACTTATATGAAAGTGCAGATGATGCCCTTTACAAAGCAAAACGTACAGGGAGAAACAATGTATGTAGTTAG
- a CDS encoding MDR family MFS transporter, which translates to MPKALWLLVIGMVINVTGASFLWPLNTIFIHQELGKSLSVAGLVLMLNAGAGVIGNLIGGRLFDWIGGYKTILLGITITMVSAFTLAFYHSWIYYVVLMVGLGFGSGITFPSMYAMAGSVWPEGGRKAFNSIYVAQNLGVAVGAALGGLVASIRFDYVFFANGFMYIIFFMIAFFGFKNMKVDPSETMQTSILEQGVVIENKAKFKALLILCVGFIICWMAYVQWQTTISVHTQSLGISLTEYSLIWTVNGALIVLGQPLISALIKKWFHTLKGQIYFGLAVFMVSFFVLAQAEVFMVFVVAMIILTIGEMFIWPAVPTIAHQLAPKGKAGFYQGVVNSVATGGRMIGPLLGGIVVDLFGMQALFYGLMMIFMIGFVSTYLYDRHLQAPVTQKEVNAS; encoded by the coding sequence ATGCCTAAAGCGTTATGGTTACTTGTCATCGGGATGGTGATTAACGTAACGGGCGCTTCTTTTTTGTGGCCACTTAACACAATTTTTATTCATCAAGAGTTGGGGAAGTCATTAAGTGTAGCTGGGCTTGTGCTAATGCTTAACGCAGGAGCAGGAGTTATCGGCAATTTAATTGGTGGGAGACTTTTTGATTGGATCGGTGGCTATAAAACCATTTTATTGGGAATTACCATTACTATGGTGAGCGCGTTTACGTTAGCTTTTTATCACAGTTGGATTTATTATGTTGTTTTAATGGTAGGATTAGGGTTTGGTTCAGGTATAACATTTCCATCGATGTATGCGATGGCTGGCTCTGTTTGGCCTGAAGGTGGACGAAAGGCGTTTAATTCGATTTATGTTGCTCAGAACCTTGGGGTAGCTGTTGGTGCAGCGTTAGGCGGACTTGTAGCCTCGATTAGATTTGATTATGTCTTTTTTGCGAATGGGTTTATGTACATTATTTTCTTCATGATTGCTTTTTTCGGTTTTAAAAATATGAAGGTAGATCCATCTGAAACTATGCAAACGAGTATTTTAGAGCAAGGTGTTGTTATAGAAAATAAGGCGAAATTTAAAGCTTTACTAATTCTTTGTGTTGGTTTTATCATTTGTTGGATGGCCTATGTTCAATGGCAAACAACGATTTCGGTTCATACACAATCACTCGGAATTAGTTTAACAGAGTACAGTCTTATTTGGACTGTTAATGGTGCTTTAATTGTTTTAGGGCAACCTTTAATCTCTGCTTTGATAAAAAAATGGTTTCACACATTAAAAGGGCAAATTTATTTTGGTCTTGCAGTTTTCATGGTGTCATTTTTCGTCTTAGCCCAAGCAGAAGTTTTCATGGTTTTTGTGGTAGCGATGATTATTTTAACGATTGGTGAAATGTTCATTTGGCCGGCAGTTCCAACGATTGCTCATCAGTTAGCACCAAAAGGAAAAGCTGGATTTTACCAAGGGGTCGTAAACAGTGTGGCCACAGGAGGAAGAATGATTGGCCCGTTACTTGGTGGAATTGTTGTTGATTTGTTTGGTATGCAGGCGTTATTTTATGGTTTAATGATGATCTTTATGATTGGATTTGTAAGTACGTATCTGTATGATCGCCATTTACAAGCACCAGTTACTCAAAAAGAAGTGAATGCGAGTTAA
- a CDS encoding tRNA (mnm(5)s(2)U34)-methyltransferase codes for MKVLGILPFARQLLINAISNGDSAIDGTAGNGHDTLFLAQLVGDLGRVYGFDIQEAAIRKTKERLIEHGALNQVSLFQSGHQEAKNLIPENDHGNISGAIFNLGYLPGGDKSIVTKPETTLKAIADIFSLLKKGGIIVLVIYHGHEEGRKEKDVLLNYVSSIDQAEGHVLTYQFLNQKNNPPFIVAIEKR; via the coding sequence ATGAAAGTTTTAGGAATTCTCCCTTTCGCTAGACAGCTTTTAATAAATGCCATATCAAATGGGGATTCGGCCATTGATGGTACTGCTGGAAATGGTCATGACACCTTATTTTTAGCACAACTTGTTGGTGATTTAGGCCGTGTCTATGGGTTTGATATTCAAGAGGCAGCCATTAGGAAAACGAAAGAGCGCTTAATAGAACATGGTGCCCTAAATCAAGTGTCACTTTTTCAAAGTGGGCACCAAGAAGCAAAAAATTTAATTCCTGAAAATGACCACGGGAACATTTCCGGAGCTATTTTTAACCTTGGTTATTTACCTGGTGGAGATAAAAGCATTGTCACAAAGCCAGAAACAACACTAAAAGCAATTGCTGATATTTTCTCTCTGTTAAAAAAAGGAGGAATTATTGTCCTTGTTATTTACCATGGTCATGAAGAAGGTAGAAAAGAAAAAGATGTTCTTTTGAACTATGTGAGTAGCATAGACCAAGCAGAAGGCCATGTTTTAACTTATCAATTTCTCAATCAAAAGAACAATCCACCATTTATCGTTGCTATTGAAAAACGGTAA
- a CDS encoding YjcZ family sporulation protein, protein MYGFGPVTGAAAGTAAGFAAAPFAGPAAPLAGAAAGAAYGAATPTMAGYGAAPMAGCAYGAPVAPVAPVAHGFGAGRGFALIVVLFILLVIIGASWVTPAV, encoded by the coding sequence ATGTACGGATTTGGACCGGTAACAGGCGCAGCAGCTGGTACAGCTGCAGGATTTGCAGCGGCTCCATTTGCAGGGCCAGCGGCTCCATTAGCTGGTGCAGCAGCAGGTGCGGCTTATGGTGCTGCAACACCTACTATGGCAGGTTATGGAGCAGCTCCTATGGCTGGATGTGCTTATGGTGCTCCAGTAGCTCCGGTAGCTCCAGTAGCTCATGGTTTTGGAGCAGGACGCGGCTTTGCGTTAATTGTTGTATTGTTCATTTTGTTAGTAATTATTGGGGCCTCTTGGGTAACGCCTGCTGTTTAA
- a CDS encoding beta-class carbonic anhydrase gives MSSLLEDILNYNQAFVSEKLYEPFMTTQFPNKKLVILTCMDTRLKQLLPRAINLQKGDAIIIKNAGAVISHPFGSIMRSIIVAIYELGAQEVLVIGHHNCGMAKLEANSVLDKAKLRGIDQDTLEVLRYSGVNIDAWLKGFTEVEDSVKHSVDIVKNHPLLPSNIPIHGLIIDPKTGKLDTVINGYQEILA, from the coding sequence ATGTCGTCGTTATTAGAAGATATTCTAAATTACAATCAAGCGTTTGTCAGTGAGAAACTTTATGAGCCATTTATGACAACACAATTTCCAAACAAAAAATTAGTTATCCTAACTTGCATGGATACGAGACTAAAACAATTACTTCCTAGAGCAATAAATCTTCAAAAAGGTGACGCAATCATTATAAAAAATGCAGGCGCCGTTATTTCCCATCCCTTTGGAAGCATTATGCGAAGTATTATTGTAGCGATTTATGAACTAGGGGCCCAAGAAGTATTAGTTATTGGACATCATAACTGTGGCATGGCAAAGCTAGAAGCAAACTCCGTCTTAGATAAAGCGAAATTGCGTGGGATTGATCAGGACACTCTTGAAGTTCTTCGGTATTCAGGAGTTAATATTGACGCTTGGTTAAAAGGATTTACAGAAGTTGAAGATAGCGTGAAACATAGTGTTGATATCGTCAAAAATCACCCATTGCTTCCTAGTAACATTCCTATACATGGACTAATTATTGATCCTAAAACTGGGAAACTTGATACGGTAATTAATGGCTATCAAGAAATTCTTGCATAG
- a CDS encoding tetraprenyl-beta-curcumene synthase family protein — protein MSIPKQPWTMMAKIYKHVLPRVHKNLDMWKQKADAIPNNELRKQALASIESKTFHCEGGSIYGLLAKDRIDDVIRFIVAYQTISDYLDNLCDRSTSLDPTDFQALHHSMVHALTPDAPLENYYRYRDEQDDGGYLRDLVKTCQDIVSSLPNYSNIFELNLELAQYYCDLQVHKHVKKEERVPRLEEWFNQYKDKLPPMSWYEFSACSGSTLGIFCLVSYATNESFTRDDAKKVKESYFPWVQGLHIMLDYFIDQEEDRQGGDLNFCFYYDDEGHLIERLECFAREADKSIRKMPNQPFHSFINKGLLAIYLADEKVRKQKKVRELAKRLIRIGGGSTLFFYVNGWIYRRLN, from the coding sequence TTGAGTATTCCAAAGCAGCCATGGACGATGATGGCTAAAATATATAAACATGTATTACCCCGTGTTCACAAAAATTTAGACATGTGGAAACAAAAAGCTGATGCTATTCCTAATAACGAGCTACGAAAACAGGCATTAGCTAGTATCGAATCGAAGACATTTCATTGTGAGGGTGGAAGTATTTATGGTTTATTAGCTAAAGATCGAATTGATGATGTGATTCGGTTTATTGTGGCATATCAAACAATTAGCGATTACTTAGATAACTTATGTGATCGCAGCACATCTCTAGACCCCACTGATTTTCAGGCGTTGCATCATTCGATGGTGCATGCCCTAACACCTGATGCACCTCTAGAAAACTATTATCGCTACCGCGACGAACAAGATGATGGTGGCTATTTGCGTGACCTTGTGAAAACATGCCAAGATATAGTCAGTAGTTTGCCAAACTATTCCAACATCTTTGAGTTAAATTTAGAACTTGCTCAGTATTATTGTGATCTTCAAGTTCATAAACATGTTAAGAAAGAAGAACGAGTACCGCGACTTGAGGAGTGGTTCAATCAATATAAAGACAAACTACCGCCAATGAGCTGGTATGAATTTTCAGCTTGCTCTGGTTCAACGTTAGGTATTTTTTGTCTTGTTTCTTATGCGACAAACGAAAGCTTTACGCGAGATGACGCCAAAAAGGTAAAAGAAAGTTATTTTCCATGGGTGCAAGGACTTCACATCATGTTAGACTACTTTATTGATCAAGAAGAAGATCGACAAGGGGGAGATCTTAATTTTTGTTTTTATTACGATGATGAAGGTCACCTAATAGAAAGACTTGAATGCTTTGCTCGTGAAGCTGATAAAAGTATTCGTAAGATGCCTAATCAGCCATTTCATTCGTTTATTAATAAAGGCTTGTTAGCCATTTATTTAGCAGATGAAAAGGTTCGAAAACAAAAAAAGGTGCGGGAACTTGCGAAACGATTGATTCGGATTGGCGGTGGTTCAACATTGTTTTTCTATGTAAATGGTTGGATATACCGACGCTTAAATTAG
- a CDS encoding NAD(P)/FAD-dependent oxidoreductase: MTIADVIIVGGGITGIMAANTLSSLGINNCLILEKSKSVGGRLATRRIEDGIADHGAQYFTAYTDLFRIHTLSWQNQGLIKKWFGGKHPRFTSINGMNSIAKNLAADLDVKLNTKVETIIKENQVYKLMTNQGEFQAKALIITTPAPQTIELVEASSLTVEPKALNKLRMIEFVPCLVALLQLDQPSNLVSLGYVDSKLPKGMERIIDNDKKGISTSPILSIYMTAKWSNDHYHKNDDEIVAMILEEVPADLLEGATVVSCQLKRWRYAEAVKVIHEPFLNGATSSLPLLFAGDAFICKTDPSKRGRLESGVISGILVGQEMKRQIAP; this comes from the coding sequence ATGACGATTGCAGATGTAATAATCGTTGGCGGTGGAATTACTGGAATTATGGCTGCAAATACATTATCTAGTCTTGGAATAAACAATTGTTTAATTCTAGAAAAGAGCAAAAGTGTTGGTGGCAGACTTGCAACTCGTCGTATAGAAGATGGAATTGCTGACCATGGAGCCCAATACTTTACGGCCTACACTGATCTATTTCGTATTCATACACTTTCATGGCAAAATCAAGGGTTAATAAAAAAGTGGTTTGGTGGAAAACACCCAAGGTTTACTAGTATTAATGGAATGAATAGCATTGCCAAAAATCTAGCAGCAGACTTGGATGTTAAATTAAATACTAAGGTTGAAACGATAATAAAAGAAAATCAAGTGTATAAACTGATGACAAACCAAGGGGAGTTTCAAGCGAAAGCTTTAATCATAACAACACCCGCACCGCAAACGATTGAGCTTGTTGAAGCAAGCTCGCTAACTGTTGAACCAAAAGCTTTAAACAAACTAAGGATGATCGAATTCGTGCCGTGTTTAGTCGCGTTACTTCAATTAGATCAACCGAGCAACCTTGTTTCTCTTGGTTATGTCGACAGTAAGCTGCCAAAAGGAATGGAGCGTATAATTGATAATGATAAAAAAGGCATTTCAACTAGCCCGATACTAAGTATCTACATGACTGCAAAGTGGTCTAATGATCATTATCATAAAAACGACGATGAAATAGTAGCAATGATTTTAGAAGAAGTACCTGCTGATTTGCTAGAAGGCGCTACAGTTGTTTCTTGCCAATTAAAAAGATGGCGCTATGCTGAAGCGGTTAAAGTTATTCATGAACCATTTTTAAATGGAGCAACATCCTCACTTCCACTTCTTTTTGCAGGTGATGCATTTATCTGTAAAACTGACCCATCGAAAAGAGGACGACTTGAAAGTGGGGTCATATCGGGTATTTTGGTTGGACAGGAAATGAAGAGGCAAATAGCTCCATAA